The Paraphotobacterium marinum genome contains a region encoding:
- the ppnN gene encoding nucleotide 5'-monophosphate nucleosidase PpnN, translated as MYKKQQFKVLVSPTGSMNMLSQLEIKDLKKKSSKLYKLYRNCSLAILNTGNKSDNCKLIYEKYKNFEIKIIQTARDFKIELINPPLFAFIDGLIIKSIQENLFSVLRDLIYLNNLIKLEKISLSSQETTNLIFNMCRNASILKQGHPPKLAVCWGGHSINEIEYEYCKNLGFALGLRKIHICTGCGPGAMEAPMKGVAVGHSMQRVNSSDFIGLSEPSIIASEPPNPIVNKLLILPDIEKRLECFIRVGHAFIILPGGPGTLEELLYILGVASDKNNSSNYIPIILTGPTNSQPYFEAINSFLSNIFGKKITDLYKIILGDFNQVAVEVKNCLKLVKLNRTLNNDSYSFSWLTHINKNLQQPFKPTHKSVEKIILSMNTNPSTLLCQLRKVFSTIVSGNVKVKYQNNIQKKGPFIIHADKKLKLNLKSF; from the coding sequence ATGTATAAAAAGCAACAGTTCAAAGTCTTAGTTTCTCCTACCGGTTCCATGAATATGCTTTCTCAACTTGAAATTAAAGATTTAAAAAAAAAGAGTAGCAAGTTATATAAATTATATAGAAATTGCTCACTTGCAATACTAAATACAGGAAATAAATCTGATAACTGTAAATTAATTTATGAAAAATATAAAAATTTTGAAATTAAAATTATTCAAACAGCAAGAGACTTTAAAATTGAATTAATTAACCCTCCTCTGTTTGCATTTATTGATGGTTTAATAATAAAAAGCATTCAGGAAAACTTATTTTCTGTTTTGAGAGATTTAATCTATTTAAATAATTTAATTAAGTTAGAAAAAATTTCTTTAAGCTCTCAAGAAACCACAAATTTAATATTCAACATGTGTAGAAATGCAAGTATCCTAAAACAAGGACACCCACCTAAACTTGCTGTCTGTTGGGGTGGACACTCAATAAATGAAATAGAGTATGAGTATTGTAAAAATTTAGGGTTTGCATTGGGCTTGAGGAAAATACACATTTGTACCGGATGTGGGCCAGGAGCAATGGAAGCTCCAATGAAGGGGGTTGCTGTTGGTCATTCAATGCAAAGAGTCAACTCAAGTGATTTCATAGGTTTAAGTGAACCTTCTATAATTGCATCAGAACCACCAAACCCAATTGTTAATAAGCTCTTAATTCTTCCCGATATCGAAAAAAGACTAGAGTGTTTCATAAGAGTTGGACATGCTTTTATTATATTACCTGGAGGTCCAGGAACTCTGGAAGAGTTACTTTATATTTTAGGAGTTGCATCAGATAAAAACAACTCATCAAACTATATACCAATCATCTTGACAGGCCCTACCAACTCACAACCATATTTTGAGGCTATAAATAGTTTTCTTTCTAATATTTTTGGAAAAAAAATTACTGATTTATATAAAATAATTTTAGGAGACTTTAATCAGGTTGCTGTTGAAGTAAAAAACTGCTTAAAACTTGTAAAATTAAATAGAACCTTAAACAATGATTCATATTCATTTAGTTGGCTAACGCATATAAATAAAAATCTTCAACAACCATTCAAGCCAACCCATAAATCTGTTGAAAAAATCATTTTAAGTATGAATACGAATCCTTCTACTTTGTTATGCCAACTCAGAAAAGTTTTTTCTACAATAGTTTCCGGAAATGTGAAAGTCAAATACCAAAATAATATCCAAAAAAAAGGACCTTTTATTATTCATGCAGACAAAAAATTAAAGTTGAACTTGAAAAGCTTTTAA
- a CDS encoding transcriptional regulator GcvA produces the protein MARRIPPLNSLKAFEAAARYLSFTKASEELFVTQAAVSHQIKTLEDFLGVKLFKRRNRNLLLTEEGQSYFYDIKDVFASLSDATDKVLERGAKGSITVSLQPSFAIQWLVPKLAKFNDLEPDIDVRIKAVDANDGSLTDDVDVAIYYGKGKWNDLRVDKLYQEYLIPVCSPMLLNSEKPIKSVFDLNNQTLLHDTSRKSWKNFFKENNIDSTRYNQGPIFSHSSMVLQAAVYGQGIALANNILAKPELETKRLVVPFSEKLMSKNSYYLVSSEKNADFGKISAFRKWILEEAMIDNQQM, from the coding sequence ATGGCTAGAAGAATTCCTCCTCTTAATTCCTTAAAAGCTTTTGAGGCAGCGGCGAGATATTTAAGTTTTACCAAAGCTTCAGAAGAATTGTTTGTGACTCAAGCTGCAGTAAGTCATCAAATAAAAACGTTAGAAGACTTCTTAGGGGTTAAATTATTTAAGAGAAGAAATAGAAATTTACTATTGACGGAAGAAGGGCAAAGCTACTTTTATGATATTAAGGATGTTTTTGCTTCATTGTCAGATGCTACTGATAAAGTTTTAGAAAGAGGAGCAAAAGGTTCAATTACTGTGAGCTTGCAACCGAGCTTTGCAATTCAATGGTTAGTTCCAAAGTTAGCCAAATTTAACGATCTGGAGCCTGATATAGATGTTCGTATTAAAGCGGTTGATGCTAATGATGGCTCGTTGACTGATGATGTTGATGTTGCAATATATTATGGAAAAGGAAAATGGAATGATTTAAGAGTTGATAAATTATACCAAGAATACCTTATCCCTGTTTGCTCACCAATGTTGCTTAATTCAGAAAAACCAATCAAATCAGTATTTGATTTAAATAATCAAACCCTTTTACACGATACATCAAGAAAGTCTTGGAAAAATTTTTTTAAAGAAAATAATATAGATAGCACAAGATATAATCAAGGGCCAATTTTTAGTCACTCCAGTATGGTTCTGCAAGCTGCTGTTTATGGGCAGGGTATTGCTTTAGCTAACAATATTCTGGCTAAACCAGAATTAGAAACAAAAAGATTAGTAGTTCCATTCTCAGAAAAGCTAATGAGCAAAAATTCATACTATCTTGTTTCCTCAGAAAAAAATGCTGACTTTGGTAAAATTTCTGCTTTTAGAAAATGGATTCTTGAAGAAGCTATGATAGATAACCAACAGATGTGA
- a CDS encoding aminotransferase class V-fold PLP-dependent enzyme gives MNYINTKKIREEFPFFRQNNYIYFDNAATTQKPQIIIDSLVEFYTHKNTNVYRGTSIQAHKTTEEYELSRDTIKNYIDCDKDGEVVWTSGATESINLVASSYLKYFLKPNDEVIISEIEHHSNLIPWKIACDEIGANLRVVKVNDDYIIDINHFKKLINAKTKFVAVSHINNITGHRNPIEKIIEISHKYKAKVLIDGSQGIVHEKISVGNLKPDFYVFSGHKIFAPYGIGILYAKKDLLEKMPPFKSGGKMVKSTQFDKITLNAPPLKFEAGTPNISGAIALAEAINWYSKFDLNLINKHLHHLSKITFDELKKIPEVSLLNKSFKTSIISFYTPNINHYDLSTLLSEQGVAIRSGYHCAEPFFRLKNINGSIRISFALYNTVDEIYLFIKYLKKAIKFLE, from the coding sequence ATGAATTATATTAATACAAAAAAAATTAGAGAAGAGTTCCCTTTCTTTCGACAAAATAATTATATTTATTTTGATAATGCTGCAACTACTCAAAAGCCTCAAATTATTATTGATTCACTAGTTGAATTTTATACTCATAAAAACACAAACGTTTACCGAGGAACTTCCATTCAAGCTCATAAAACTACAGAAGAGTACGAACTTTCGCGAGATACTATAAAAAATTATATAGATTGCGATAAAGATGGGGAAGTCGTTTGGACATCTGGCGCTACTGAATCCATTAACCTAGTGGCTTCATCATACTTGAAATACTTCCTAAAACCTAATGATGAAGTTATCATTTCTGAAATCGAGCATCATTCTAACCTAATCCCATGGAAAATTGCTTGTGATGAAATTGGTGCTAATTTAAGAGTTGTAAAGGTTAACGATGATTATATTATTGACATTAACCATTTTAAGAAATTAATCAATGCAAAAACAAAATTTGTAGCAGTATCACATATAAATAATATTACTGGACATCGAAATCCTATTGAAAAAATCATAGAAATTTCTCATAAATATAAAGCTAAAGTTTTAATCGATGGTTCACAAGGTATTGTTCATGAAAAAATTAGTGTAGGTAATTTAAAACCAGACTTTTATGTATTTTCAGGACACAAAATTTTTGCACCGTATGGTATTGGTATCCTTTATGCAAAAAAAGATTTATTAGAAAAAATGCCACCATTTAAGAGTGGAGGCAAGATGGTTAAATCAACTCAATTTGACAAAATTACATTAAATGCCCCTCCTCTTAAATTCGAAGCTGGCACACCAAATATCAGCGGTGCAATTGCTCTTGCAGAAGCAATTAATTGGTATTCTAAATTTGATTTGAATTTAATTAACAAACATCTTCACCACTTATCAAAAATCACTTTTGATGAACTTAAGAAAATTCCAGAAGTGAGTCTGTTAAATAAAAGTTTTAAGACAAGTATAATTTCTTTTTATACTCCAAACATAAATCACTATGATTTATCAACCCTTCTTTCTGAACAAGGGGTTGCTATTAGATCCGGCTATCATTGTGCAGAGCCTTTTTTTAGATTAAAAAATATAAATGGCTCGATTAGAATATCTTTTGCTTTATATAATACAGTAGATGAAATATACTTATTTATAAAATATTTGAAAAAAGCAATTAAATTTTTAGAATAG
- a CDS encoding SufE family protein, producing the protein MDKNLISGCENDVWLNITIDNEQVNIDLYSESRLINGIIYLLLDFIQNQSLDILRKSDLSNILKAYNLPNTLSATKMSGIDSIIKSIEQKLIEV; encoded by the coding sequence ATTGATAAAAATTTAATATCTGGTTGTGAAAATGACGTCTGGTTAAACATAACTATTGATAATGAACAAGTTAATATTGATCTTTACTCCGAATCAAGACTTATAAATGGTATTATTTATTTGTTGTTAGATTTTATACAAAACCAAAGCTTAGATATTTTAAGAAAAAGTGATTTATCTAATATTTTAAAGGCATATAACTTACCAAATACATTAAGTGCAACAAAAATGTCGGGTATAGACTCTATCATAAAGTCTATAGAACAAAAACTGATAGAGGTTTAA
- a CDS encoding tRNA threonylcarbamoyladenosine dehydratase, producing the protein MNEALRFNGIERLYGHEQFDRLKNLSVCVVGIGGVGSWVCEALARTGIDNITMIDMDEICESNINRQIHADTSTIGNLKTEEMLKRITNINPKCNVNIIDDFLDLENINILINQNFDLVIDAIDNARVKAGLINFCYRKKISIVSVGGAGGQIDPTKIKIDDLSKIYNDPLMSKVRNLLRTKYGFPRDKKFKIKGVFSEEQLRYPDTEGKTYSFKKPGNTTKLDCSGGFGSCSIVTASFAFFAVYAGLKLKKIT; encoded by the coding sequence ATGAATGAAGCATTGAGATTTAATGGAATAGAAAGACTATACGGACATGAACAATTTGATAGATTAAAGAATTTAAGTGTGTGTGTAGTAGGTATTGGTGGAGTTGGATCATGGGTATGTGAAGCTTTAGCCAGAACTGGAATTGATAATATTACAATGATTGATATGGATGAGATTTGTGAGTCTAATATTAATCGTCAAATTCATGCTGATACTTCTACTATTGGGAACTTAAAAACAGAAGAAATGTTGAAAAGAATTACCAACATTAATCCAAAATGTAACGTCAATATAATTGATGATTTTTTAGATCTTGAAAATATCAATATTCTCATTAATCAAAATTTTGATTTGGTTATTGATGCTATTGATAATGCACGAGTAAAAGCTGGACTAATTAATTTTTGTTATAGAAAAAAAATTTCCATTGTATCTGTTGGTGGCGCAGGTGGACAAATTGACCCTACAAAAATTAAAATAGATGATTTATCAAAAATATATAACGATCCTTTAATGTCAAAAGTGAGAAATCTACTAAGAACAAAATATGGATTTCCGAGAGATAAAAAATTCAAAATAAAAGGGGTTTTTTCTGAAGAACAACTGAGGTATCCTGACACAGAGGGTAAAACTTACTCTTTTAAAAAACCAGGTAACACTACAAAATTAGATTGCTCAGGAGGATTTGGTTCTTGTTCAATAGTGACTGCATCATTTGCATTTTTTGCTGTTTATGCGGGTTTAAAGTTAAAAAAAATTACTTAA
- a CDS encoding DUF5993 family protein codes for MISLIFFLLFLSFLFSYLNRKRMGYVVFSISFIISCFWLNHHATDTLSILL; via the coding sequence ATGATTTCTTTGATTTTTTTTCTTTTGTTTTTATCTTTTTTATTTTCGTATTTAAATAGAAAAAGAATGGGATACGTAGTCTTTAGCATCTCATTTATTATAAGTTGTTTTTGGCTAAATCATCACGCTACAGACACCTTATCGATATTATTATAA
- a CDS encoding disulfide bond formation protein B: protein MNNTSLQNINALGLLGLSVVLIVALVLQLVWNELPCPLCLLQRVGFCFVMYGLFLNIKHGLSLKHYGIALLGAVFGGIASLRQVSLHVIPGTPPYGSAIFGFHFYTWAFILFGATIIIISLLMILQNSEVQESFKGISNFNNVVGLIAMISIFVTLIATFIECGPFQCPDNPESYWLIDLLSS from the coding sequence ATGAATAATACTTCCTTACAAAACATAAATGCACTTGGACTGCTTGGCTTGTCAGTTGTTTTAATTGTTGCATTAGTTCTTCAATTAGTTTGGAATGAATTGCCTTGTCCTCTTTGCCTTCTTCAAAGAGTTGGATTTTGTTTTGTGATGTATGGTTTATTTTTGAACATCAAACATGGTTTATCCTTAAAACATTATGGAATTGCTTTGTTGGGGGCTGTTTTTGGAGGAATTGCATCATTGAGACAAGTTTCTCTTCATGTTATACCTGGGACACCTCCATATGGAAGTGCAATTTTTGGGTTTCATTTTTATACATGGGCTTTTATACTTTTCGGTGCCACTATAATTATAATATCCCTACTAATGATATTACAAAATAGTGAAGTTCAGGAGTCGTTTAAAGGTATAAGTAACTTCAATAATGTTGTAGGTTTGATTGCGATGATAAGTATATTTGTTACCTTAATAGCAACTTTTATTGAATGTGGCCCATTTCAATGCCCAGATAACCCAGAATCATACTGGTTAATTGACTTGCTTTCAAGTTAA
- a CDS encoding UvrD-helicase domain-containing protein, protein MKSIFKIEDFPLNGQFLIEASAGSGKTFTLIIIFLKVLLKNAIHPSISTKVKLDDILIVTFTNLAASELSERIVELLIDAKLIFEEKITESKYFVPINSIRNQVVDTKLAITILNSSIKNIDKLSIYTIHGFCHKFLYDIDEVLQTNPMDLISNTYNLKKRSVSIFWKKYYLKADSQLLEIISSLWSTPTQLLNKIDKLIDNSIPITEYYKIEKIEENLSYFNSKIYLIRELWTHKEEIFDEIFNLPCINKRKYNRRNMRVWQNKIDLFLNSSEFQNFDKEVFVKFSLSNFQDQINSNENKILYQFSSAIDNLVFKSNQIIDMLVNHAVNETKNSFNILKEKLNLITYDDLIKRTSEIFNSDDRYVIKETSNKFPYVLIDEFQDTDQNQYDIFNINYELAKPESLLCLIGDPKQSIYSFRGADIDVYHAAIKNVNQIFYLDCSFRSSEKFIEGINSIFSLREDPFCIGNRITYQSLLPSPISKVKTWFVNNKENKTIKFLISNKMSKKHETFEKIIKETANEIYKILDSNVSLYDGNNKKHVQKKDITILVRTNDECLLVKKKLKQLEIESEIVSNKKNVFESHLIINIIYLLELIDDPSNLQKLSSFLCCDFFANKPSDLNSLLEEEKTIEAIRASIYEYRKIIINDGLFAMILIFIERERIYEHLQSDKDRNRLIDDFLYISETLNEEFNNFYHLKSFIRWLCEGIISPESMSPQETHESSEDAIKISTIHNSKGLEYSIVFLPFIFYFNIKKSSIDYDIKNKRYCLSKKLDKEILKNPLFKEEIRLLYVAITRAIYGCYLGVVDGYNYSPLNYIINCDTNKTLSDEVKCLCNLNENFEVIDKTY, encoded by the coding sequence ATGAAATCAATTTTCAAAATTGAGGACTTTCCTCTTAATGGCCAATTTTTAATAGAAGCATCAGCGGGATCTGGAAAAACTTTTACGTTAATAATTATTTTTCTAAAAGTTTTATTAAAAAATGCTATTCATCCTTCAATAAGCACAAAGGTAAAGTTAGATGATATTTTAATTGTAACCTTTACCAATTTAGCTGCATCTGAATTGAGTGAAAGAATTGTAGAATTATTAATTGACGCTAAATTAATTTTTGAAGAAAAAATCACTGAAAGCAAATACTTTGTTCCAATTAATAGTATTAGAAATCAAGTTGTTGACACAAAGCTAGCTATAACAATATTAAATTCATCCATTAAAAATATTGATAAATTATCAATATATACCATTCATGGTTTTTGTCATAAATTTTTGTATGACATAGATGAAGTTTTACAAACTAACCCTATGGATTTAATATCAAATACATATAATTTAAAAAAAAGATCGGTCTCAATATTTTGGAAGAAATACTATTTAAAGGCCGATAGTCAATTATTAGAAATAATATCATCACTTTGGAGCACACCTACTCAATTATTAAATAAAATAGACAAACTGATTGATAACTCTATCCCCATAACTGAATACTATAAAATTGAAAAAATAGAAGAAAATTTAAGCTATTTTAATTCAAAAATTTATTTAATTAGAGAGTTATGGACTCATAAAGAAGAAATATTTGATGAAATATTTAATTTACCATGTATTAATAAAAGAAAATATAATCGCAGAAATATGCGTGTATGGCAAAATAAAATTGATTTGTTTTTGAACAGCTCTGAATTCCAAAATTTTGATAAAGAAGTTTTTGTCAAATTTAGCTTAAGTAATTTTCAGGATCAAATAAATTCGAATGAAAATAAAATTTTGTATCAATTTTCTTCAGCAATAGATAATTTAGTCTTTAAAAGCAATCAAATAATAGATATGTTAGTAAATCATGCTGTAAATGAGACTAAAAATTCTTTTAATATATTAAAAGAAAAGTTAAATCTGATAACTTACGACGATTTGATAAAGCGAACCTCTGAGATATTTAATAGTGATGATAGATATGTTATTAAAGAAACTTCTAATAAGTTTCCATATGTGTTAATTGACGAATTCCAAGATACAGATCAAAATCAATATGATATTTTTAATATCAATTATGAATTAGCAAAACCGGAGTCACTTCTTTGTTTAATCGGTGATCCAAAACAGTCAATATACTCATTTAGAGGTGCAGATATAGACGTTTATCATGCTGCGATTAAAAATGTTAATCAAATTTTTTATTTGGATTGTAGTTTTAGATCATCTGAAAAATTTATAGAAGGTATTAACTCTATTTTTAGCTTAAGAGAAGATCCATTTTGCATTGGAAATAGAATCACATACCAGTCTTTATTACCTAGTCCGATATCAAAAGTAAAAACATGGTTTGTAAATAATAAAGAAAACAAAACTATTAAGTTCTTAATATCGAATAAGATGAGTAAAAAACATGAAACTTTTGAAAAAATAATTAAAGAAACGGCTAATGAAATTTATAAGATTTTGGATAGCAATGTAAGTTTGTATGATGGAAATAATAAAAAACATGTTCAAAAGAAAGATATCACAATTTTAGTTAGAACAAATGATGAATGTTTATTAGTTAAAAAAAAGCTCAAACAGTTAGAAATTGAAAGTGAAATAGTTTCTAATAAAAAAAATGTTTTTGAGTCTCATTTAATTATAAACATTATCTATCTTTTAGAATTAATTGATGATCCCAGTAACTTGCAAAAATTATCTTCTTTTTTATGTTGTGACTTTTTTGCAAATAAGCCATCTGATTTAAATTCTTTACTGGAAGAAGAAAAGACCATTGAAGCTATTAGGGCTTCAATATATGAGTACAGAAAAATTATCATTAATGATGGTTTATTTGCAATGATATTAATATTTATTGAAAGAGAAAGAATATACGAACATCTGCAATCTGATAAAGATAGGAACAGATTAATTGATGATTTTTTGTATATTTCAGAGACTTTAAATGAAGAGTTTAACAACTTCTATCATTTAAAAAGCTTTATTCGGTGGCTTTGTGAAGGTATTATTTCACCGGAAAGTATGAGCCCACAAGAAACCCATGAAAGCTCAGAAGACGCTATAAAAATTTCTACAATTCATAATTCTAAAGGATTGGAGTATAGCATTGTATTTCTTCCATTTATATTTTATTTTAATATAAAAAAGAGTTCGATCGATTATGATATAAAAAATAAAAGATATTGTTTATCCAAAAAGCTGGATAAAGAAATTTTAAAAAACCCATTGTTTAAGGAAGAAATTAGATTATTGTATGTTGCAATAACCAGAGCTATTTATGGATGCTATTTAGGAGTTGTTGATGGATATAATTACAGCCCTCTTAACTATATAATAAATTGCGACACAAACAAAACACTTAGTGATGAAGTGAAATGTTTGTGTAATTTAAATGAAAACTTTGAAGTAATAGACAAGACATATTAA
- a CDS encoding exodeoxyribonuclease V subunit gamma, with amino-acid sequence MINFVYSNDTSVLENLLIEMSKRQMQSNLKKFIITGKVDRDIIQEIKKNTKIDKIDIVHLSNELNICENLFLFLSKENNIELVEWEKTFFWLYSVIEKLTGDTFENLRYLNNLVDSFKELDSEEKTNHEISNSLLHFNSFEKKLNQRTLYEKVSLQLYQQNIFTNQKILKKLKKIITPEFIDKYNVNIFLPSKISLIEAETLKFLSKFITINIFFQCPTKEISMYLDYGDTSNADNFILSKFKQKYINTFNNIANIPLNEITAFVHFSPVKSRLEELKNNLLHNNDNDIKNASFNNGNKVHENILIKSYDSKKNEVQGLKQKLLEFKSTSGFDYTDIVVYVCDLNSYSSIIKGLFLGDTAFKDADIQILKEKKLNQNSEIQLYLKLLKIIHSNCTIDDFLNIIESSQIKLKFLFSDLDLNLIRKIIKENKISEGISNDISVHNSFTDEHGFLFGLDRALKKLFHPSKIFNISRNEQILLSGVFDRLYYFLRLLLKYQRIFNYKRTLTEWTSILEKIAVDFFSHEDDNLEYINIHNLIEECHCYYQPTIKTYKFSFKVILFVLDKMSNNKIKEKVPVGKKILFCDFHSDITFQKKTICCLGFDNYDNQSFPNNDLYSDNKIIDVILSAQDYLYISYIKRKKTKLNLPIQLLNYLQFYMSKKSLHKTRKDNNQLISASFKNSISFQLEKIKGKNIKTTVKPNHLELDYSELVRILPSPIKFYLRRKLYFQPESIYKNIISKDDLMITLKEETKISEFIFNEVLNKKRLDVNTVFKMLVDSGHFVDCNYNKNIIKATYLKVRSLLSKKKYCLENFKTIKLEKLNLFHENQAIILNSVVLRLYDNHIVDFNFKDLKYNKLSYKISIINWINHLIYNAFIEEKDTFIIFYDNTFIIDKVQSIKAKKILYELISYSIDFSNSKIQMPLEYLYDHYDSKNTCALLSDDFISKFIEDISFEHKDNLNLKENLKMSNFSFYFKGIDKEELKKNIDRAFEFIKVMQVHIHKAKRGFD; translated from the coding sequence GTGATTAACTTTGTGTATTCAAACGATACATCTGTTTTGGAAAACCTATTGATTGAAATGTCAAAAAGGCAAATGCAGAGTAATTTGAAGAAATTTATCATAACTGGAAAAGTTGATAGGGACATCATCCAAGAAATTAAAAAAAACACAAAAATTGATAAAATAGATATAGTTCATTTGTCAAATGAACTTAACATATGTGAAAACTTATTTCTTTTTTTAAGTAAAGAAAATAATATTGAATTAGTTGAATGGGAAAAAACTTTTTTTTGGTTGTATTCGGTTATTGAAAAATTAACAGGTGATACTTTTGAAAATCTAAGATATCTAAATAATCTTGTAGATTCTTTTAAAGAATTAGATTCAGAAGAAAAAACAAACCATGAAATATCTAATAGTTTGTTGCACTTTAATTCTTTCGAAAAAAAACTAAATCAAAGAACTCTTTACGAAAAAGTGAGTTTACAGCTTTATCAACAAAATATTTTTACTAATCAGAAAATTTTAAAAAAATTAAAAAAAATCATCACACCAGAATTTATCGATAAATATAATGTAAATATTTTTCTACCCTCAAAAATTAGTTTAATAGAAGCAGAAACTTTAAAGTTTTTAAGTAAGTTTATAACTATAAATATTTTTTTTCAGTGTCCTACAAAAGAAATAAGCATGTATTTGGATTATGGGGATACATCAAATGCAGATAATTTTATTTTATCTAAATTTAAACAAAAATACATTAATACTTTTAATAATATAGCTAACATACCTCTTAACGAAATTACGGCTTTTGTTCATTTCTCACCTGTTAAAAGTAGATTAGAAGAATTGAAAAATAATTTGTTACATAATAATGATAATGATATAAAAAATGCGTCTTTTAATAATGGTAATAAAGTTCATGAAAATATCCTTATTAAAAGCTATGATTCAAAAAAGAATGAAGTGCAGGGATTAAAACAAAAATTATTAGAATTTAAAAGTACCTCAGGTTTTGATTATACGGATATCGTAGTTTATGTATGTGATTTGAATTCCTATTCATCAATTATAAAAGGTTTATTTTTAGGTGATACAGCTTTTAAAGATGCCGATATTCAAATACTTAAAGAAAAAAAATTAAATCAAAACTCTGAAATTCAATTGTATCTAAAGTTATTAAAAATAATACATTCAAATTGTACTATCGATGATTTTTTGAATATTATTGAATCTTCTCAAATAAAATTAAAATTTTTATTTTCCGATTTAGATTTAAATTTAATTCGTAAAATTATCAAGGAAAACAAGATATCTGAAGGGATAAGTAACGATATTTCAGTTCATAATAGTTTTACCGATGAACATGGTTTTTTGTTTGGTCTAGATAGAGCACTAAAAAAACTATTTCACCCTTCAAAAATATTTAATATTTCTAGAAATGAGCAAATTTTATTAAGTGGTGTTTTTGATAGATTATACTATTTTTTAAGACTATTATTAAAATATCAAAGAATCTTTAATTATAAAAGAACTTTAACTGAATGGACTAGTATATTAGAAAAGATAGCAGTAGATTTTTTTTCTCATGAAGATGATAACTTAGAGTATATTAATATTCATAATTTAATAGAAGAATGTCATTGTTATTATCAACCCACTATTAAGACTTATAAGTTTTCCTTTAAAGTTATTTTATTTGTTTTAGATAAAATGTCGAATAATAAAATTAAGGAAAAAGTTCCTGTTGGTAAGAAAATTCTTTTTTGTGATTTTCATAGTGATATTACCTTTCAAAAAAAAACCATTTGTTGCTTAGGTTTTGATAACTATGATAACCAGTCATTTCCTAATAATGATTTATACTCTGATAATAAAATTATTGATGTAATACTCAGTGCACAGGATTATTTATACATAAGTTATATTAAAAGAAAAAAAACAAAATTAAACCTACCAATTCAATTACTCAATTATCTGCAGTTTTATATGTCTAAAAAATCATTACATAAAACTCGAAAAGATAATAATCAACTGATTTCAGCATCTTTTAAAAATTCAATTTCATTTCAGTTAGAAAAAATAAAAGGTAAGAATATCAAAACAACTGTAAAACCTAATCACCTAGAGCTTGACTATAGTGAATTGGTAAGAATATTACCTTCTCCAATTAAGTTTTATCTAAGAAGAAAGTTATATTTTCAGCCAGAATCAATTTATAAAAATATAATTTCTAAAGATGATTTGATGATAACGCTAAAAGAAGAGACAAAAATATCAGAGTTCATTTTTAATGAAGTACTAAATAAAAAGAGATTAGATGTTAATACAGTATTCAAAATGTTGGTAGATTCGGGGCATTTCGTTGATTGTAATTATAATAAAAACATTATTAAAGCAACATATTTAAAGGTAAGAAGTCTCTTAAGTAAAAAAAAATATTGTTTAGAAAACTTTAAAACAATTAAGCTAGAAAAATTAAACCTATTTCATGAAAATCAAGCTATAATTTTAAACTCAGTTGTTTTGAGGCTTTATGATAATCATATTGTGGATTTTAACTTTAAAGATCTTAAATATAATAAACTGAGTTATAAAATTAGTATAATTAACTGGATAAATCATTTAATTTACAATGCCTTCATAGAAGAGAAAGATACTTTTATCATTTTTTATGACAACACTTTCATAATAGATAAAGTGCAAAGTATTAAAGCGAAAAAAATTTTATATGAATTGATAAGTTATAGTATTGATTTTTCAAACTCTAAAATCCAAATGCCTTTAGAGTATTTATATGACCATTACGACTCTAAGAATACATGTGCTCTATTAAGTGATGACTTTATTTCAAAATTTATTGAAGATATTTCTTTTGAACACAAAGATAATTTAAACTTAAAAGAAAATTTAAAAATGTCAAATTTCTCATTTTACTTCAAGGGAATAGATAAAGAGGAATTAAAGAAGAATATTGACAGGGCTTTTGAGTTTATAAAAGTAATGCAAGTACATATTCATAAAGCAAAAAGAGGTTTTGATTAA